The following is a genomic window from Candidatus Nitrosotenuis cloacae.
AGAATCAGTTTATTTCCATATGAGAATCTGGAACCGTGCGAGAATTTTTGATTTTTTATGTTCAAAATCTTTCTTAGTGCGTCAAATGCAATCTTGCCGAGGCAGACTATCACGGTAACATCTTTCAAAAGCAATATCTCCTGAACAAGATAGTCAGAACATGTACAGATTTCTTGATTGGATGGTTTGTTATCAGGAGGGGCACATTTTACTGCTGCAGTAATGTATGCATTAATCAAAGCAAATCCATCGCCTACATGCTTGCTTGTAGGTTTTGTAGCAAATCCATTTTCAAATAAGACCCTGGACACCCAGTCTCCAGAACTATCTCCTGTGAACATCCTCCCAGTGCGATTTCCTCCATGTGCCGCAGGTGCCAGCCCTATGATTAAAAGTTGTGCGTGGAGATCTCCAAAGCCACTAAGGGGTCTGCCCCAGTATTTCTCCCCCTTGTGTCTCTTTACTTTTTCAACAGACACCTTACGGATGTAGGTTACAAGTCGCGGGCACTTTTCACACCGTATTATCTTTTTATTTAGTTTGGAAACAGAATTTACTTTCATCTGAACTGCAAAGATGGTCCACGTTTTACTTTAGAGAACAATATTAACGATGC
Proteins encoded in this region:
- a CDS encoding uracil-DNA glycosylase, whose product is MKVNSVSKLNKKIIRCEKCPRLVTYIRKVSVEKVKRHKGEKYWGRPLSGFGDLHAQLLIIGLAPAAHGGNRTGRMFTGDSSGDWVSRVLFENGFATKPTSKHVGDGFALINAYITAAVKCAPPDNKPSNQEICTCSDYLVQEILLLKDVTVIVCLGKIAFDALRKILNIKNQKFSHGSRFSYGNKLILCSYHPSRQNTQTGRLSWYQWNKIFSEVKSILN